A single window of Mugil cephalus isolate CIBA_MC_2020 chromosome 1, CIBA_Mcephalus_1.1, whole genome shotgun sequence DNA harbors:
- the LOC125022128 gene encoding NACHT, LRR and PYD domains-containing protein 3-like isoform X1 encodes MLRFQLALPADNNAPLPVCPENRFGLIMVEKDLCNSCLIAVRVLRVSLVDELEGQIESLVDVLVSREVFTRDDREEVLCQPGPRARVRKVLDIVECKGEEAAKIFFSVRNLHQASRGLGKDRHQSTDYNKVKQKHKDVLRRRSESMLFYNTRHGEKILFSEHYVNLLLVDGHQGIESKRHEVLTFGQKRLCLQQKSTHMHRKISPKELFASASGNRPVKKVLVTGAAGIGKTILVQKMLFDFGRNKDYFSFDFVIHMTFRDLNLIDEPTNFRELVLRKNRHLAKELDNILGNDDKLLIILDGFDEFRHYRSCDVDVFVTEPDEDAEVKEVFGSLMQGELLPNAFVMVTSRPAAISHIPVGCIDRFVLIAGFSLAEVQDFFFRYFQDAALADRMFMLVSENELMLTLCYIPAFCYIMCCILKENNDFCRESPKTMTDIYVQYLVALLRSHTQGRAETFLQGQGSGTVQQLSDIVLKLGRLAFQKLMEHQTLFYSSDQDVAALEGCSLVSTFLDKTLAQEPGCTEEIFSFAHLTVQEFFAALYCAASDHPLPVGLEDTVSLGQAANNGHLDLFNRFLSGILSERNASFLSRQVGLCCQKEKVDTYRRKIVTELTTLCENGAHMLNYLHCLFEQQDPSLVLAVQPKTLRVNVCDETLSQMDYNVIKHFLNLTKGKIKELDLTGTGVTYEALRDLQPLLLRCESLWLGENNLDMETVQVLSDVLQVSESITHLGVGWSDIGDDELVALSCAIRVKKKLKELWMEGNRVSYRGLLSLSDLTPDPLRKVVAVWNDLTDAEPVTVSTQDSITVNFTDDNMWEAWGEWVFKRCELSSNEKLLTVLHKVCNISACLEAEWVMTFYRQLAQLIKSRIECCTEDDMCKKLRKFERILKLW; translated from the exons ATGCTACGATTCCAACTGGCGCTACCAGCCGACAATAATGCGCCTCTCCCGGTTTGTCCTGAGAATCGTTTTGGATTAATAATGGTGGAAAAGGACCTTTGTAATTCGTGTTTGATAGCAGTGAGGGTACTGCGGGTCTCCCTCGTGGATGAACTAGAGGGACAGATCGAGTCCCTCGTGGACGTCTTAGTAAGTCGGGAGGTGTTCACTCGGGATGATCGCGAGGAAGTGTTGTGTCAGCCGGGGCCGAGGGCAAGAGTGAGAAAGGTGTTGGATATTGTGGAGTGCAAAGGTGAGGAAGCAGCcaagatttttttctctgttagAAATCTTCACCAGGCCTCCCGAGGACTGGGTAAAGATCGGCATCAGTCCACAG ATTAcaacaaagtgaaacaaaaacacaaagacgtcCTCAGGCGTAGGAGCGAGAGCATGCTTTTCTACAACACTCGACACGGAGAGAAAATCCTTTTTTCTGAACATTACGTCAACCTCCTGTTAGTAGACGGACACCAGGGCATAGAGAGCAAAAGACATGAGGTGTTGACCTTTGGACAAAAGCGACTATGTTTGCAGCAGAAGTCAACGCACATGCACAGGAAAATCTCGCCGAAGGAATTGTTTGCTAGCGCGAGTGGAAACCGCCCTGTCAAGAAAGTTCTGGTGACAGGGGCCGCTGGTATCGGAAAAACCATCCTGGTGCAGAAGATGCTGTTCGACTTTGGCAGAAACAAAGACTACTTTTCATTTGACTTCGTCATCCACATGACTTTCAGAGACCTGAATCTGATTGACGAACCTACAAACTTTCGGGAGCTGGTCTTACGTAAAAACAGACACCTTGCTAAAGAACTAGATAACATCTTAGGTAACGACGACAAGCTGCTCATTATCCTGGACGGGTTTGACGAGTTCAGACACTACAGAAGCTGTGACGTGGACGTGTTTGTGACGGAGCCGGATGAAGATGCAGAGGTGAAGGAGGTTTTTGGGAGCTTAATGCAGGGCGAGCTGCTGCCCAACGCTTTTGTCATGGTCACAAGCCGGCCTGCGGCCATCAGCCACATCCCTGTGGGCTGCATCGACCGCTTTGTGCTCATCGCCGGCTTCTCCCTGGCTGAAGTTCAAGACTTCTTTTTTCGTTATTTCCAAGACGCGGCGCTTGCCGACCGCATGTTCATGTTGGTATCAGAAAATGAACTGATGCTCACGCTCTGCTACATACCTGCATTTTGCTACATCATGTGCTGTATcctcaaagaaaacaatgattTCTGCAGAGAAAGCCCCAAGACCATGACTGACATTTACGTGCAGTATCTGGTGGCCTTGCTACGTTCTCACACCCAAGGAAGAGCTGAAACCTTTCTTCAGGGCCAAGGATCGGGGACTGTCCAGCAGTTGTCTGATATTGTGCTGAAGCTGGGTCGACTAGCATTCCAAAAGCTAATGGAGCATCAAACACTATTCTATAGCAGTGACCAAGATGTTGCAGCATTAGAGGGATGCAGCCTCGTTAGTACCTTCCTTGACAAGACACTTGCACAAGAGCCCGGCTGCACCGAAGAGATTTTCTCCTTTGCTCACCTTACTGTTCAAGAGTTCTTTGCTGCATTGTACTGTGCAGCGTCAGATCACCCGTTGCCCGTTGGACTTGAGGACACGGTGAGTCTTGGACAGGCCGCAAACAATGGGCACTTGGATCTTTTCAACCGCTTCCTGTCTGGGATCCTCTCTGAGCGCAATGCTAGCTTTCTGTCAAGGCAGGTGGGGCTGTGTTGCCAGAAAGAAAAAGTGGACACCTATCGTCGCAAAATCGTAACAGAACTTACAACGCTCTGTGAAAATGGAGCCCACATGCTGAACTATTTACACTGCCTGTTTGAACAACAGGACCCCTCTTTAGTGCTGGCTGTGCAACCAAAGACACTACGAGTTAATGTCTGTGATGAAACGCTCTCTCAAATGGACTACAATGTTATCAAGCACTTCTTAAACCTcacaaaaggcaaaataaagGAGCTGGATCTTACAGGGACTGGAGTCACCTATGAGGCACTGAGAGATCTTCAGCCACTACTGCTCAGATGTGAGAGTCTTTG GCTTGGCGAAAACAACCTTGATATGGAAACAGTCCAGGTGCTTTCCGATGTCCTGCAAGTATCCGAAAGCATCACTCATTTAGG AGTTGGCTGGTCAGACATCGGTGACGATGAACTGGTGGCTCTTAGTTGCGCCATACGGgtgaaaaaaaagcttaaagaATTGTG GATGGAAGGGAATCGTGTTAGCTACAGAGGTCTCCTCTCACTCAGTGACTTGACCCCAGACCCTCTGAGAAAAGTTGT GGCCGTATGGAATGACTTAACTGATGCAGAGCCAGTGACAGTGAGCACCCAAGACAGCATTACTGTGAATTTCACAGACGACAATATGTGGGAAGCGTGGGGGGAGTGGGTATTTAAAAGGTGTGAGCTCAGCAGCAATGAGAAGTTACTGACGGTACTCCACAAAGTTTGCAACATATCAGCCTGCTTGGAAGCCGAATGGGTGATGACCTTCTACCGTCAACTAGCACAACTGATCAAGAGCAGGATTGAGTGCTGCACCGAGGACGACATGTGCAAGAAGCTCAGAAAGTTTGAGAGAATTCTGAAACTATGGTGA
- the larp7 gene encoding la-related protein 7, whose protein sequence is MINTERGAGDASAAESSSKVKDIEKKKRSRVKHLLADVKKQVEFWFGDVNLHKDRFLKKLIDDSEEGYVDLSVLANFNRMKELTTDTKLIARALKNSSVVETNLEGTKVRRQLPIGDKPNDEDGRTVYVELLPKDVTHSWIERVFTKCGNVVYISIPRYRSTGDPKGFAFVEFEREEEAQKAIEMLNNPPEDAPRKPGIFPKTKSGKTIPLPADSAQSGEEEEKKKKKKKKKKEGATGQTSTQEVKEQAMEAEPSEQKQKHSAAVEDSGPEFADAPKISGKLSEKKRRRSQTAEGSESDVPSKIRKTSESESREKEKDVATSDSPSKSDTQGGVEKGKENRDDANVKAKRKRKKKHKEKLKIGEEVIPLRVLSKKEWLQLKDEYLTLQKRSMATLKKCISKMEQKEHANRMETDRGPQDADVKKSSEGEKAAKQGPQFTSGVIVKITDIKPLPERKIIKEALSKISPVAYIDILEGDAEGHIRFHTPDEAKAVSDRKSELHKKHNWNLEILSGDHEQRYWQKILVDRQGKLNRPREKKRGTEKLISKAEKIIMARAKEANKHIRFQED, encoded by the exons ATGATAAACACAGAGAGGGGAGCTGGCGATGCCAGTGCTGCAGAATCCAGCAGTAAGGTCAAGGacatagaaaaaaagaagaggtcCCGAGTCAAACATCTGCTGGCTGATGTGAAGAAGCAAGTGGAATTCTGGTTCGGAGACGTCAACCTTCACAAGGATCGCTTTCTGAAAAAGCTCATTGATGACTCGGAGGAGGGCT ATGTTGATTTGTCTGTGTTGGCAAACTTCAATCGAATGAAGGAGCTGACTACTGACACAAAGCTGATTGCCAGAGCGTTGAAAAATTCTTCGGTTGTTGAG ACTAACCTCGAGGGAACTAAAGTGAGACGTCAACTCCCAATTGGAGACAAACCAAATGACGAAGACGGCCGCACAGTCTATGTG GAACTCTTGCCCAAGGACGTGACACACAGCTGGATAGAAAGAGTGTTTACCAAATGTGGGAATGTGGTTTATATTAGCATCCCCAGATACAGGTCCACTGGTGACCCCAAGGGCTTCGCTTTTGTCGAGTtcgagagagaagaggaagcgCAGAAAGCCATAGAG ATGCTGAACAATCCTCCTGAAGACGCACCTAGGAAACCAGGGATCTTTCCCAAGACTAAAAGTGGGAAGACTATTCCACTCCCTGCTGACAGTGCACAATCAG gtgaagaagaagagaagaaaaagaagaagaagaagaaaaagaaagaaggtgcGACAGGTCAGACATCTACACAAGAAGTCAAAGAGCAAGCGATGGAAGCGGAACCGTCCGAGCAAAAGCAGAAGCACTCGGCAGCAGTGGAGGATTCTGGACCCGAGTTCGCAGACGCTCCGAAAATATCGGGCAAATTGTCCGAGAAAAAAAGACGACGGTCGCAGACAGCGGAGGGGTCTGAAAGTGACGTGCCATCGAAGATAAGAAAAACCAGTGAGAGTGAATctagagagaaggagaaagatgtAGCAACGAGTG ATTCGCCCAGTAAGAGTGACACGCAGGGTGGAGTTGagaaggggaaagaaaacagagatgaTGCAAACGTCaaagcaaagaggaagagaaaaaagaagcacaaagagaaactgaagaTCGGGGAAGAAGTCATCCCGCTCCGGGTTCTGTCGAA GAAAGAGTGGCTTCAGCTGAAGGACGAGTACCTGACGTTGCAGAAGCGCAGCATGGCGACCCTGAAGAAGTGCATCAGTAAGATGGAACAGAAGGAGCACGCGAATCGAATGGAGACGGACCGCGGGCCTCAAGATGCAGATG TCAAGAAGAGCAGCGAAGGTGAAAAAGCAGCCAAGCAGGGTCCTCAGTTCACCAGCGGCGTCATCGTGAAGATCACGGACATCAAGCCGCTGCCAGAGAGGAAGATCATCAAA gaaGCTTTGAGTAAGATATCTCCAGTGGCCTACATCGACATCTTGGAGGGAGACGCTGAAGGTCACATCCGTTTTCACACCCCAGACGAAGCAAAAGCCGTCAGTGACCGGAAATCAGAGCTGCACAAAAAGCACAACTGGAACCTTGAGATTCTTTCAG GTGACCACGAGCAGAGATACTGGCAGAAGATCCTGGTGGACCGACAGGGCAAACTGAATCGGccgagagaaaagaagagaggcaCAGAAAAG CTCATATCCAAAGCCGAAAAAATCATCATGGCCCGAGCCAAGGAGGCTAATAAGCACATCCGCTTCCAAGAAGACTGA
- the LOC124998780 gene encoding uncharacterized protein LOC124998780, giving the protein MPDSRGAAMPRKKQQKAQHNGDQQTATVRRQPDSKRAQKQVSMTTEYRERFLQPSCYSTIVSTSKIQRPYHQLKGTSADTSQYRSFYVSHKWMSHSSAAPCPPAPAKDFKRRRSNLVSSEQENQTPPEIDFTTIYNDCFKAWKVPKRKPFKLEDNLTVKQGFSPHDEKQSTTANSNRASRNKEPKPFESITSYRADYTAKIPQGEGRCPNQRSRPATSACVFGAKPAWDVNRELISEASEFLKQFSNWTLETKFHGHVRRSGPPADHKIQSRHR; this is encoded by the exons ATGCCAGACTCCCGGGGTGCAGCGATGCCCCGTAAGAAGCAGCAGAAGGCTCAACATAACGGGGACCAGCAGACCGCAACCGTCAG GAGGCAGCCCGACTCTAAGAGAGCCCAGAAACAGGTCTCCATGACCACAGAGTACCGGGAGAGGTTCCTGCAACCCAGCTGCTACTCAACAATCGTCTCAACTTCAAAAATCCAACGCCCATACCATCAACTGAAGGGCACTAGTGCGGATACCTCCCAATATAG ATCTTTCTACGTCTCCCACAAATGGATGAGTCATTCATCAGCGGCCCCATGTCCACCAGCACCAGCCAAAGACTTCAAGAGACGCAGAAGCAACCTGGTCAGCTCTGAGCAAGAGAACCAGACGCCACCCGAGATTGACTTCACGACTATATACAACG ATTGCTTCAAAGCTTGGAAAGTGCCCAAGCGGAAGCCGTTCAAGCTGGAAGACAACTTGACAGTCAAGCAAGGATTCAGTCCCCACGACGAAAAACAGTCCACGACGGCAAACTCCAACCGGGCCTCACGGAACAAAGAACCAAAACCTTTTGAAAGCATCACCAGCTACAGAGCGGACTACACGGCCAAGATCCCGCAAGGCGAGGGCCGCTGTCCAAACCAACGAAGTCGTCCAGCCACTAGCGCATGTGTCTTCGGAGCGAAGCCGGCTTGGGACGTAAACAGAGAACTTATAAGTGAAGCCAGTGAATTCTTAAAGCAATTCAGTAACTGGACTCTTGAAACTAAGTTCCACGGCCACGTGAGAAGGTCGGGTCCACCAGCAGATCACAAAATCCAATCCCGGCACAGATGA
- the LOC125022128 gene encoding NACHT, LRR and PYD domains-containing protein 3-like isoform X2, producing the protein MLRFQLALPADNNAPLPVCPENRFGLIMVEKDLCNSCLIAVRVLRVSLVDELEGQIESLVDVLVSREVFTRDDREEVLCQPGPRARVRKVLDIVECKDYNKVKQKHKDVLRRRSESMLFYNTRHGEKILFSEHYVNLLLVDGHQGIESKRHEVLTFGQKRLCLQQKSTHMHRKISPKELFASASGNRPVKKVLVTGAAGIGKTILVQKMLFDFGRNKDYFSFDFVIHMTFRDLNLIDEPTNFRELVLRKNRHLAKELDNILGNDDKLLIILDGFDEFRHYRSCDVDVFVTEPDEDAEVKEVFGSLMQGELLPNAFVMVTSRPAAISHIPVGCIDRFVLIAGFSLAEVQDFFFRYFQDAALADRMFMLVSENELMLTLCYIPAFCYIMCCILKENNDFCRESPKTMTDIYVQYLVALLRSHTQGRAETFLQGQGSGTVQQLSDIVLKLGRLAFQKLMEHQTLFYSSDQDVAALEGCSLVSTFLDKTLAQEPGCTEEIFSFAHLTVQEFFAALYCAASDHPLPVGLEDTVSLGQAANNGHLDLFNRFLSGILSERNASFLSRQVGLCCQKEKVDTYRRKIVTELTTLCENGAHMLNYLHCLFEQQDPSLVLAVQPKTLRVNVCDETLSQMDYNVIKHFLNLTKGKIKELDLTGTGVTYEALRDLQPLLLRCESLWLGENNLDMETVQVLSDVLQVSESITHLGVGWSDIGDDELVALSCAIRVKKKLKELWMEGNRVSYRGLLSLSDLTPDPLRKVVAVWNDLTDAEPVTVSTQDSITVNFTDDNMWEAWGEWVFKRCELSSNEKLLTVLHKVCNISACLEAEWVMTFYRQLAQLIKSRIECCTEDDMCKKLRKFERILKLW; encoded by the exons ATGCTACGATTCCAACTGGCGCTACCAGCCGACAATAATGCGCCTCTCCCGGTTTGTCCTGAGAATCGTTTTGGATTAATAATGGTGGAAAAGGACCTTTGTAATTCGTGTTTGATAGCAGTGAGGGTACTGCGGGTCTCCCTCGTGGATGAACTAGAGGGACAGATCGAGTCCCTCGTGGACGTCTTAGTAAGTCGGGAGGTGTTCACTCGGGATGATCGCGAGGAAGTGTTGTGTCAGCCGGGGCCGAGGGCAAGAGTGAGAAAGGTGTTGGATATTGTGGAGTGCAAAG ATTAcaacaaagtgaaacaaaaacacaaagacgtcCTCAGGCGTAGGAGCGAGAGCATGCTTTTCTACAACACTCGACACGGAGAGAAAATCCTTTTTTCTGAACATTACGTCAACCTCCTGTTAGTAGACGGACACCAGGGCATAGAGAGCAAAAGACATGAGGTGTTGACCTTTGGACAAAAGCGACTATGTTTGCAGCAGAAGTCAACGCACATGCACAGGAAAATCTCGCCGAAGGAATTGTTTGCTAGCGCGAGTGGAAACCGCCCTGTCAAGAAAGTTCTGGTGACAGGGGCCGCTGGTATCGGAAAAACCATCCTGGTGCAGAAGATGCTGTTCGACTTTGGCAGAAACAAAGACTACTTTTCATTTGACTTCGTCATCCACATGACTTTCAGAGACCTGAATCTGATTGACGAACCTACAAACTTTCGGGAGCTGGTCTTACGTAAAAACAGACACCTTGCTAAAGAACTAGATAACATCTTAGGTAACGACGACAAGCTGCTCATTATCCTGGACGGGTTTGACGAGTTCAGACACTACAGAAGCTGTGACGTGGACGTGTTTGTGACGGAGCCGGATGAAGATGCAGAGGTGAAGGAGGTTTTTGGGAGCTTAATGCAGGGCGAGCTGCTGCCCAACGCTTTTGTCATGGTCACAAGCCGGCCTGCGGCCATCAGCCACATCCCTGTGGGCTGCATCGACCGCTTTGTGCTCATCGCCGGCTTCTCCCTGGCTGAAGTTCAAGACTTCTTTTTTCGTTATTTCCAAGACGCGGCGCTTGCCGACCGCATGTTCATGTTGGTATCAGAAAATGAACTGATGCTCACGCTCTGCTACATACCTGCATTTTGCTACATCATGTGCTGTATcctcaaagaaaacaatgattTCTGCAGAGAAAGCCCCAAGACCATGACTGACATTTACGTGCAGTATCTGGTGGCCTTGCTACGTTCTCACACCCAAGGAAGAGCTGAAACCTTTCTTCAGGGCCAAGGATCGGGGACTGTCCAGCAGTTGTCTGATATTGTGCTGAAGCTGGGTCGACTAGCATTCCAAAAGCTAATGGAGCATCAAACACTATTCTATAGCAGTGACCAAGATGTTGCAGCATTAGAGGGATGCAGCCTCGTTAGTACCTTCCTTGACAAGACACTTGCACAAGAGCCCGGCTGCACCGAAGAGATTTTCTCCTTTGCTCACCTTACTGTTCAAGAGTTCTTTGCTGCATTGTACTGTGCAGCGTCAGATCACCCGTTGCCCGTTGGACTTGAGGACACGGTGAGTCTTGGACAGGCCGCAAACAATGGGCACTTGGATCTTTTCAACCGCTTCCTGTCTGGGATCCTCTCTGAGCGCAATGCTAGCTTTCTGTCAAGGCAGGTGGGGCTGTGTTGCCAGAAAGAAAAAGTGGACACCTATCGTCGCAAAATCGTAACAGAACTTACAACGCTCTGTGAAAATGGAGCCCACATGCTGAACTATTTACACTGCCTGTTTGAACAACAGGACCCCTCTTTAGTGCTGGCTGTGCAACCAAAGACACTACGAGTTAATGTCTGTGATGAAACGCTCTCTCAAATGGACTACAATGTTATCAAGCACTTCTTAAACCTcacaaaaggcaaaataaagGAGCTGGATCTTACAGGGACTGGAGTCACCTATGAGGCACTGAGAGATCTTCAGCCACTACTGCTCAGATGTGAGAGTCTTTG GCTTGGCGAAAACAACCTTGATATGGAAACAGTCCAGGTGCTTTCCGATGTCCTGCAAGTATCCGAAAGCATCACTCATTTAGG AGTTGGCTGGTCAGACATCGGTGACGATGAACTGGTGGCTCTTAGTTGCGCCATACGGgtgaaaaaaaagcttaaagaATTGTG GATGGAAGGGAATCGTGTTAGCTACAGAGGTCTCCTCTCACTCAGTGACTTGACCCCAGACCCTCTGAGAAAAGTTGT GGCCGTATGGAATGACTTAACTGATGCAGAGCCAGTGACAGTGAGCACCCAAGACAGCATTACTGTGAATTTCACAGACGACAATATGTGGGAAGCGTGGGGGGAGTGGGTATTTAAAAGGTGTGAGCTCAGCAGCAATGAGAAGTTACTGACGGTACTCCACAAAGTTTGCAACATATCAGCCTGCTTGGAAGCCGAATGGGTGATGACCTTCTACCGTCAACTAGCACAACTGATCAAGAGCAGGATTGAGTGCTGCACCGAGGACGACATGTGCAAGAAGCTCAGAAAGTTTGAGAGAATTCTGAAACTATGGTGA